In a genomic window of Brassica rapa cultivar Chiifu-401-42 chromosome A10, CAAS_Brap_v3.01, whole genome shotgun sequence:
- the LOC103847074 gene encoding RHOMBOID-like protein 3 isoform X2 — MAIGDDDLENRMSAKHHHHRGIGSKGGDRTGFGPPPRPAPLVYGGDDALLSSSPQWTSWLVPMFVVANVIVFVVTMFVNNCPAHSHGPNRRCVATFLGRLSFEPLRNNPLFGPSSRTLDKLGSLEWDKVVEKHEGWRLLTCIWLHAGVIHLAANMLSLVFIGIRLEQQFGFVRIGVIYLLSGIGGSVLSSLFIRNSISVGASGALFGLLGSMLSELLTNWTIYSNK; from the exons aTGGCCATAGGAGATGATGATCTGGAGAACCGAATGTCGGCGAAGCATCATCACCACCGAGGGATCGGAAGCAAAGGCGGCGACCGCACCGGATTCGGTCCCCCGCCTAGGCCTGCGCCGCTGGTGTACGGCGGCGACGACGCTTTGTTGTCATCGTCGCCGCAGTGGACGTCGTGGCTTGTTCCGATGTTCGTCGTCGCCAACGTGATAGTCTTCGTCGTCACGATGTTCGTCAACAACTGCCCCGCGCATTCTCACGGTCCTAACCGCCGCTGCGTCGCTACTTTCCTCGGGAGGCTCTCCTTCGAGCCTCTCCGTAACAATCCTCTCTTCGGCCCCTCTTCTCGCAC GTTGGATAAGTTGGGATCACTCGAGTGGGACAAAGTTGTGGAGAAGCATGAAGGTTGGCGTCTCTTGACGTGTATATGGTTACACGCCGGTGTGATTCATCTTGCTGCTAATATGTTAAGCCTTGTGTTCATCGGTATTCGCCTTGAGCAGCAGTTTGGTTTCG TTAGGATTGGAGTTATATACCTATTATCAGGAATTGGAGGAAGCGTCTTGTCTTCTCTGTTTATTAGAAACAGCATCTCTGTTGGAGCTTCTGGTGCTCTTTTTGGACTTCTTGGCTCTATGCTCTCCGAGCTTCTCACCAACTGGACTATCTACTCTAACAAG TAA
- the LOC103847074 gene encoding RHOMBOID-like protein 3 isoform X1, translating to MAIGDDDLENRMSAKHHHHRGIGSKGGDRTGFGPPPRPAPLVYGGDDALLSSSPQWTSWLVPMFVVANVIVFVVTMFVNNCPAHSHGPNRRCVATFLGRLSFEPLRNNPLFGPSSRTLDKLGSLEWDKVVEKHEGWRLLTCIWLHAGVIHLAANMLSLVFIGIRLEQQFGFVRIGVIYLLSGIGGSVLSSLFIRNSISVGASGALFGLLGSMLSELLTNWTIYSNKIAALLTLLFVIAINLAIGILPHVDNFAHVGGFLTGFLLGFVLLARPQFKWLARENMPQGRRLTSKYKPYQYLLWLLSLALLVLGFVMALVLLFKGEDGNDHCRWCRYLRCIPTSRWNCDDV from the exons aTGGCCATAGGAGATGATGATCTGGAGAACCGAATGTCGGCGAAGCATCATCACCACCGAGGGATCGGAAGCAAAGGCGGCGACCGCACCGGATTCGGTCCCCCGCCTAGGCCTGCGCCGCTGGTGTACGGCGGCGACGACGCTTTGTTGTCATCGTCGCCGCAGTGGACGTCGTGGCTTGTTCCGATGTTCGTCGTCGCCAACGTGATAGTCTTCGTCGTCACGATGTTCGTCAACAACTGCCCCGCGCATTCTCACGGTCCTAACCGCCGCTGCGTCGCTACTTTCCTCGGGAGGCTCTCCTTCGAGCCTCTCCGTAACAATCCTCTCTTCGGCCCCTCTTCTCGCAC GTTGGATAAGTTGGGATCACTCGAGTGGGACAAAGTTGTGGAGAAGCATGAAGGTTGGCGTCTCTTGACGTGTATATGGTTACACGCCGGTGTGATTCATCTTGCTGCTAATATGTTAAGCCTTGTGTTCATCGGTATTCGCCTTGAGCAGCAGTTTGGTTTCG TTAGGATTGGAGTTATATACCTATTATCAGGAATTGGAGGAAGCGTCTTGTCTTCTCTGTTTATTAGAAACAGCATCTCTGTTGGAGCTTCTGGTGCTCTTTTTGGACTTCTTGGCTCTATGCTCTCCGAGCTTCTCACCAACTGGACTATCTACTCTAACAAG ATTGCGGCACTGTTGACGCTTTTGTTTGTCATTGCGATAAACCTGGCCATTGGGATTCTACCTCACGTTGATAACTTTGCTCACGTCGGTGGGTTTCTAACGGGGTTTCTCCTCGGTTTCGTGCTCCTGGCTCGTCCACAGTTCAAGTGGTTAGCAAGAGAGAATATGCCACAAGGCAGACGTCTGACTTCCAAATACAAGCCTTACCAATACCTATTGTGGCTCTTGTCCCTGGCTCTATTGGTCCTCGG gttcgTGATGGCGCTGGTGTTGCTATTCAAAGGAGAAGATGGCAATGATCACTGCCGCTGGTGTCGCTACCTGCGCTGCATTCCCACCTCAAGGTGGAATTGTGATGACGTCTGA
- the LOC103847076 gene encoding RHOMBOID-like protein 3 → MFVVANVIVFFATMSVNNCPQHSQHCVATRQVPREILLRASPGQSSLRPIFSNVYVPSILTYYILPNHLNCVSTLVYDFNNRLEKLGSLDWFRVVEKHQAWRLLTCIWLHAGVIHLAINMLSIVFIGTRLEQQFGFVRIGVIYVMSGMGGSILSSLFIRSGISVGASGALFGLLGSMLSELLTNWTIYSNKIAAFLTLLFVIVINMGIGSLPYVDNFAHVGGFLTGFFLGFLLMARPQIKWLERQHMPQGRRLTSKYKPYQYILWLLSLALLIAGFLVALVLLFKGEDGNDHCHWCRYLSCIPTSRWSCDSV, encoded by the exons ATGTTCGTTGTGGCTAACGTGATAGTCTTCTTCGCTACTATGTCCGTCAACAACTGCCCTCAGCATTCTCAGCACTGTGTCGCCACTCGCCAGGTTCCTCGGGAGATTCTCCTTCGAGCATCTCCGGGACAATCCTCTCTTCGGCCCATCTTCTCAAACGTATACGTTCCATCGATCCTCACTTACTATATATTACCTAATCATTTGAATTGTGTGTCGACAttggtttatgattttaataatagatTGGAGAAGTTAGGATCACTTGACTGGTTCAGAGTTGTGGAGAAGCATCAAGCTTGGCGTCTCCTTACATGTATATGGTTACATGCCGGTGTTATTCATCTTGCTATTAATATGCTAAGCATTGTGTTCATCGGTACTCGCCTTGAGCAGCAGTTTGGTTTCG TTAGGATTGGGGTCATATACGTAATGTCAGGTATGGGAGGAAGCATATTGTCTTCGTTGTTTATCAGAAGCGGTATCTCTGTTGGAGCTTCTGGTGCCCTTTTTGGCCTTCTTGGCTCTATGCTTTCTGAACTTCTCACCAACTGGACCATCTACTCTAACAAG ATTGCGGCATTCTTGACGCTTTTGTTTGTCATTGTGATAAACATGGGCATTGGGAGTCTACCTTACGTTGATAACTTTGCTCACGTCGGTGGATTCTTAACTGGTTTTTTCCTCGGTTTCCTTCTCATGGCTCGTCCCCAGATCAAGTGGTTAGAAAGACAGCATATGCCACAAGGCAGACGTCTCACATCCAAGTACAAGCCTTACCAGTACATACTGTGGCTCCTGTCTCTAGCTCTATTGATCGCCGG GTTCTTGGTGGCACTGGTGCTGCTATTCAAAGGAGAAGATGGGAATGATCACTGCCACTGGTGTCGTTACCTGAGCTGTATACCCACTTCACGATGGAGTTGTGATAGCGTTTGA
- the LOC103847075 gene encoding protein IQ-DOMAIN 14 gives MGFFGRLFGSKKKQEKSSLTNNNRRKWSFTTRSSNPATALSASSSHPSKRRSDEGVLDANQHAIAVAAATAAVAEAALAAAHAAAEVVRLTGRGSGRTSSVNQTNRNNRRWSQEYAAAIKIQSAFRGYLARRALRALKALVKLQALVKGHIVRKQTADMLRRMQTLVRLQARARASRSSHVSESLSEAEYIKLIAMDHHHNHRYQMGSSRWNAPLYNEDNDKILEVDTWKPHFPSYHKESPRKRGSLMVPTGMENSPQARSRPGSSSGGGSRRRTPFTPTRSEYEYYSGYHPNYMANTESYRAKVRSQSAPRQRLREFSSESGYKRSAQGQYYYYTAAAERSFDQRSDYGGVYF, from the exons ATGGGTTTCTTCGGTCGACTGTTCGGTAGTAAGAAGAAGCAGGAGAAGTCATCTCTGACAAATAACAACAGACGAAAATGGAGCTTCACCACCAGATCCTCAAATCCCGCGACGGCTTTATCGGCGTCGTCTTCTCATCCAAGCAAGAGACGTTCCGATGAAGGAGTCTTGGACGCCAACCAGCATGCAATAGCCGTCGCAGCTGCTACTGCTGCTGTAGCTGAGGCGGCACTAGCAGCTGCTCATGCGGCGGCGGAGGTCGTGAGGCTTACCGGAAGAGGCAGTGGTAGAACCTCGTCGGTTAATCAAACTAATCGGAATAACCGCCGGTGGAGTCAGGAGTATGCAGCGGCGATAAAGATTCAATCAGCTTTCCGTGGCTACTTG gcgaGGAGGGCGTTGAGAGCATTGAAAGCGTTAGTGAAGCTCCAAGCGTTAGTTAAAGGGCATATAGTGAGGAAACAAACGGCTGATATGCTGCGTCGGATGCAAACGCTGGTTAGGCTCCAAGCTCGAGCTCGAGCATCGCGTTCTTCTCACGTTTCAGAGTCACTCTCAGAGGCTGAATACATCAAGCTCATTGCAATGGACCATCACCATAACCATCGTTATCAGATGGGTTCGAGCCGTTGGAACGCACCGTTGTACAATGAAGACAATGACAAGATCCTAGAAGTGGATACTTGGAAGCCTCACTTCCCTTCCTACCATAAGGAGTCCCCAAGGAAAAGAGGATCACTTATGGTCCCGACAGGTATGGAGAACAGTCCACAAGCAAGGTCTAGACCAGGAAGCAGCAGCGGTGGCGGTTCAAGGAGAAGAACGCCGTTTACGCCAACGAGAAGCGAGTACGAGTACTACTCTGGGTATCACCCTAACTACATGGCTAACACTGAGTCATACAGAGCGAAAGTCCGGTCACAAAGTGCACCTAGACAGAGGCTTCGAGAGTTCTCTTCAGAGAGTGGATACAAAAGGTCAGCGCAGGGACAGTATTACTACTACACAGCGGCTGCTGAGCGATCGTTTGATCAGCGTTCGGATTATGGAGGGGTTTATTTCTGA
- the LOC103847077 gene encoding tapetum-specific protein A9, translating into MEFLKSFTTILFVMFLAMSALETVPMVRAQQCLDNLSNMQVCAPLVLPGAVNPAPNSNCCIALQATNKDCICNALRAATTFTTTCNLPSLDCGITI; encoded by the exons ATGGAATTTCTCAAATCCTTTACAACTATTCTCTTTGTAATGTTTCTGGCCATGAGCGCTCTGGAGACCGTACCTATGGTTCGAGCTCAACAATGCCTAGACAATTTGAGCAATATGCAGGTGTGTGCGCCGCTGGTTCTGCCTGGTGCAGTCAATCCAGCCCCGAATTCAAATTGCTGCATTGCTCTCCAAGCAACAAACAAAGATTGTATATGTAACGCCCTTCGAGCAGCCACCACATTTACCACTACTTGCAACCTCCCCTCTTTAGATTGTG GTATAACCATATGA
- the LOC103847078 gene encoding BAG family molecular chaperone regulator 3, whose translation MYLLPFVQTFLYSSSSSFLIDRVQKSYSLQLFLSLSLYELDSFITCGDPCSVRDELEEAKNIKKEMMKMNTGTTPSLSVGGSGVSGNEWESRPGGMVVQRRTDLTSDAPRVIRVRVKYLSVYHEININSQSSFGELKKVLSGQTGLHHEDMKILYKDKERDSKMFLDLCGVKDRSKLVLKEDPMAQEKRLLEKRRNAVVEKAMKSIADISLEVDRLAGQVSAFETVINKGGKVEEKSLVNLIEMLMNQLLRLDAITADGDVKLKRKMQVKRVQTYVETLDVLKVKNSTKKVDINKSVRHKPQTQTQYQQRDLLSFVDEEEVEEPRRDSGASSSGTPAVVTNDWEKMFDSTSAAKAVEPVKPVPPRFKWEFFD comes from the exons atgtatttactTCCCTTTGTTCAGACGTttctttattcttcttcttcctccttccTCATCGATCGTGTTCAGAAATCATATTCATTGcaactctttctctctctctctctctatgagTTGGATTCTTTTATAACATGTGGTGATCCCTGTTCGGTCAGAGACGAGTTAGAAGAAGCAAAGAATATTAAAAAAGAGATGATGAAAATGAATACAGGAACGACGCCGTCCCTCAGCGTCGGCGGCAGCGGAGTTAGCGGCAATGAGTGGGAGTCCCGACCTGGAGGAATGGTCGTGCAAAGGCGGACGGATCTAACCTCCGATGCGCCACGTGTCATTCGCGTCCGGGTCAAATACTTGTCGGTTTACCACGAGATCAACATCAACTCCCAATCTAGCTTCG GAGAGTTGAAGAAGGTGTTGTCTGGTCAGACCGGACTTCACCACGAAGACATGAAGATTCTGTACAAAGACAAGGAGAGAGACTCGAAGATGTTTCTTGATCTTTGTGGAGTTAAAGATCGGTCAAAGCTTGTTCTTAAAGAAGATCCGATGGCTCAGGAGAAACGTCTCCTCGAGAAGAGGAGAAACGCCGTCGTTGAAAAAGCTATGAAATCAATCGCCGACATTAGTCTCGAAGTCGACAGGCTCGCCGGACAGGTGTCGGCGTTTGAGACGGTGATTAACAAAGGAGGGAAGGTTGAAGAGAAGAGTCTTGTGAATCTGATTGAGATGTTGATGAATCAATTGCTGAGACTTGACGCCATAACTGCTGATGGAGATGTGAAGCTAAAGAGGAAGATGCAG GTGAAAAGAGTTCAGACGTACGTTGAAACACTTGATGTCTTAAAAGTCAAAAACTCGACCAAAAAAGTCGATATCAACAAGTCGGTCCGTCACAAACCGCAAACGCAAACGCAGTATCAGCAACGCGATTTGTTATCGTTTGTTGATGAAGAGGAGGTGGAGGAGCCTAGGAGGGATTCTGGCGCGTCGTCATCAGGTACTCCAGCGGTTGTGACTAATGATTGGGAGAAAATGTTTGACTCCACATCGGCGGCTAAGGCGGTTGAACCGGTTAAACCGGTCCCTCCAAGATTCAAATGGGAGTTCTTCGATTAA
- the LOC103847079 gene encoding putative two-component response regulator ARR21, whose product MAFAQPFYNQSSLLRINVMVVDDDPVFLEIMSRTLEKLKYRDSSTMEITVIAVKDSREALSTLKIERNNIDLIVTDYYMPDMNGLQLKKQITQEYGNLPVIVMSSDTDKEHESLTCGAMGFIQKPIKATELTKFYQLALKCKRNGKSTLWTENNHNDTDVSISQQIQFFPEQDNLMMTKTKKFSPRPDSRSMNSSNGTCVSTDASRKNKKRKANGGSGDGVESLSQPSMKSKITWTDDLHDLFLQAIRHIGLDKAVPKKILEFMNVSYLTRENVASHLQKYRQFLRKVAERSSLCSSNMLPSNGIDSIYPYPHTREPYYNNYTSSSSWYGTSLSNNRSFYSNPGHGLGQSRLLSNTSDPVRSNQMPHSYMNRSSTYDTHRIGSNLTLPVESNLNYSSQNVGRRSFLEPTANKTSQTSQALGFEQHGLSAINGSGFNNNTLISYGSLAPNQLGTNSYKGSISTQQGMTNGSLALNQPGMSAYGSSTSTQPGMSSHISLTPNQPGRNSYGSLTAPQPRMSTHESLSPNQQGISSHKNLNSSQLGMDSNGSLSHDQPRMSSYENLTSNQLGLSSHGFLTPNQPGLKSYGSATHNVGLNSFEGLTTHQPGSSNFSYGLQSFLNNENTAYEPQPLTHAQAAAQTNIEIPQQENFSLFDELANINELLCDISNFELDHNKQQEAVSTTQFELPANVSTEMNQFFSLEDDDWTFVNTNQGFSNGETSNNVAPETNSQTFNMSTNHDQEQDAQDFVDWSFLNPEDLANEYDFMDSLFNGMN is encoded by the exons ATTCATCCACTATGGAGATCACGGTTATAGCTGTAAAAGATTCGAGAGAAGCATTGTCTACTCTTAAAATCGAAAGAAACAATATCGATCTCATAGTCACAGATTATTACATGCCTGACATGAACGGTCTACAACTCAAAAAACAGATCACTCAAGAATATGGCAATTTACCGGTCATAG TTATGTCATCGGACACCGATAAAGAACATGAGAGTTTAACGTGTGGAGCGATGGGTTTCATTCAAAAACCCATCAAAGCAACTGAATTAACCAAGTTTTACCAACTTGCGTTAAAATGTAAGCGGAATGGTAAGTCCACCTTATGGACCGAGAACAACCACAATGACACAGATGTTAGCATCTCTCAGCAAATCCAGTTTTTTCCTGAGCAAGACAATCTCATGATGACCAAGACGAAGAAGTTCTCACCTAGACCGGATTCAAGATCCATGAACAGTTCAAATGGAACTTGTGTTAGTACTGATGCTTCacggaaaaataaaaaaagaaaagcaaacgGTGGTTCTGGTGATGGTGTTGAGTCTTTGTCGCAGCCCTCCATGAAGAGTAAGATTACGTGGACGGATGATCTTCATGATCTTTTCTTACAAGCTATCCGACACATCGGTCTTGACA AGGCTGTGCCAAAGAAAATCTTAGAGTTCATGAACGTATCATACTTGACAAGAGAGAACGTAGCCAGTCATTTACAG AAATATCGACAATTCTTGAGGAAAGTCGCGGAAAGAAGTTCTTTGTGTTCATCAAACATGTTGCCGAGTAATGGCATAGACTCGATATATCCATATCCTCACACTAGAGAGCCGTACTACAACAActacacttcttcttcttcttggtacGGCACAAGTCTCAGCAATAATAGATCATTCTATTCCAACCCCGGACACGGTCTTGGACAGTCTAGACTCTTATCCAACACATCTGATCCAGTCCGCTCCAATCAGATGCCTCACAGCTACATGAACCGGTCATCCACCTATGATACGCACCGTATTGGATCAAACTTGACGCTGCCCGTCGAGAGCAACCTCAATTACTCATCCCAAAATGTAGGAAGAAGAAGCTTTCTTGAACCAACGGCAAACAAAACTAGCCAAACATCTCAAGCTCTCGGGTTTGAACAGCATGGATTATCAGCTATTAATGGTAGTGGTTTCAACAATAACACGTTGATCAGCTATGGAAGTTTAGCTCCTAATCAACTAGGAACTAACAGCTATAAAGGTTCAATTTCTACTCAACAAGGAATGACCAATGGAAGCCTGGCTCTTAATCAACCAGGAATGAGCGCCTATGGAAGTTCAACTTCTACTCAACCAGGCATGAGCAGCCATATAAGTTTGACTCCTAATCAACCAGGAAGGAACAGCTATGGAAGTTTAACTGCTCCTCAACCAAGAATGAGTACCCATGAAAGCTTATCTCCTAATCAACAAGGAATAAGCAgtcataaaaatttaaattctaGTCAGCTAGGAATGGACAGCAATGGAAGCTTATCTCATGATCAACCACGTATGAGCAGCTATGAAAATTTAACTTCTAATCAACTAGGATTGAGCAGCCATGGATTTTTAACTCCTAATCAACCAGGACTTAAAAGTTATGGAAGTGCAACTCATAACGTAGGACTAAACAGCTTTGAAGGTTTAACTACTCATCAACCAGGATCTAGCAACTTCTCGTATGGGTTGCAATCATTCTTAAACAATGAGAACACTGCATATGAGCCTCAACCTCTGACACATGCCCAAGCAGCTGCACAGACAAATATTGAAATTCCTCAACAGGAGAATttcagcttgtttgatgaactTGCCAATATTAATGAGCTTCTTTGCGACATAAGTAACTTTGAACTGGATCACAACAAG CAACAAGAAGCGGTTTCTACCACCCAATTTGAGCTCCCTGCAAATGTTTCGACTGAAATGAATCAATTTTTCTCTCTTGAAGATGATGACTGGACCTTTGTGAACACAAACCAG GGATTTTCTAATGGAGAAACATCAAACAATGTTGCTCCGGAGACGAATTCTCAAACTTTCAACATGAGCACTAATCATGATCAG GAACAAGATGCTCAAGATTTTGTCGACTGGTCGTTCTTGAATCCGGAG GACTTGGCTAATGAGTACGACTTCATGGACTCTTTGTTCAATGGCATGAACTGA